From the genome of Hymenobacter sp. PAMC 26628, one region includes:
- a CDS encoding SDR family oxidoreductase, translated as MTTPFAQPMLRDNALAGKTIIVTGGGTGLGRAMTTYFLQLGAQVTITSRKLDVLEATAAELRAQTGGRVLAVACDVRKYDEVEAMLDATMAEFGGVDVLLNNAAGNFISPTERLSHKAFDVIVDIVLRGSYNCTLAVGKRWIADKKPGTILNIVTTYASVGSAFVVPSAAAKAGVLAMTRSLAVEWAKYGIRSNAIAPGPFPTEGAWSRLFPEPLASQLDPAASVPLKRVGQHQELANLAAYLVSDFSAYVNGEVVTIDGGEWLNGAGEFNKLEVLTPEMWDQIEKTMRR; from the coding sequence ATGACCACGCCCTTTGCCCAACCCATGCTGCGCGACAACGCCTTAGCTGGTAAAACCATCATTGTGACCGGCGGCGGCACTGGCCTGGGCCGCGCCATGACCACGTATTTTCTGCAATTGGGGGCCCAGGTCACGATCACCAGCCGCAAGCTGGACGTGCTCGAAGCCACTGCCGCCGAGCTGCGCGCGCAAACTGGCGGCCGGGTGCTGGCCGTGGCCTGCGACGTGCGCAAGTACGACGAAGTGGAAGCCATGCTCGACGCCACTATGGCCGAATTTGGGGGCGTAGACGTGCTGCTGAACAATGCCGCTGGCAACTTTATCTCGCCTACCGAGCGGCTGAGCCACAAGGCGTTCGACGTGATTGTGGACATTGTACTGCGCGGCTCCTACAACTGCACCCTGGCCGTGGGCAAGCGCTGGATTGCCGATAAAAAGCCCGGCACTATTCTCAACATCGTCACCACCTACGCCTCGGTGGGCTCGGCGTTTGTGGTGCCCTCGGCCGCGGCTAAGGCCGGCGTGCTGGCCATGACCCGCTCGCTGGCCGTGGAGTGGGCCAAGTACGGCATCCGCAGCAACGCCATCGCGCCGGGGCCCTTCCCAACGGAGGGGGCCTGGAGCCGCCTCTTCCCCGAACCGCTGGCCAGCCAGCTTGATCCCGCCGCCAGCGTGCCCCTCAAACGCGTGGGCCAGCACCAGGAATTGGCCAACCTCGCGGCGTACCTCGTGTCTGATTTTTCGGCTTACGTCAACGGCGAAGTGGTGACCATCGACGGCGGCGAGTGGCTCAATGGCGCCGGCGAATTCAACAAGCTGGAGGTTCTCACGCCCGAAATGTGGGACCAAATCG
- a CDS encoding NAD(P)H-binding protein: MPKLPTVVLLGCGWLGTALARHLLAAGHPVVGTTTTPAHLPVLTEMGVQPHLLQLGAEFGPADYDRLTDLLRSADVLVLNVPPRTAAAGGYPALLRPVHRAVAAAGIGHVLFVSSTSVYPDEPRLMREADAYSNRDAASDVLRAEGHFVPRYGQWRSTVVRLGGLIGPGRAPGRFLAGRQELAQGNAPVNLLHLTDAVGVLAAIIEHQVWGHTFNVAAAEHPLRRDFYPAAANYLGLVPPTFRPENGPTGKTIDSSLVREMLSYTFQHDDVLAALPYC, from the coding sequence TTGCCCAAGTTGCCTACCGTGGTTTTGCTGGGGTGCGGCTGGCTGGGCACAGCCTTAGCCCGGCACTTGCTGGCCGCCGGGCACCCCGTGGTGGGCACTACCACTACCCCCGCGCACTTGCCAGTGCTGACCGAAATGGGCGTGCAGCCACACCTGTTGCAGCTCGGCGCCGAATTTGGCCCAGCCGATTACGACCGGCTGACGGACTTGCTGCGGTCCGCCGACGTGCTCGTGCTGAACGTGCCGCCCCGCACCGCCGCCGCGGGGGGCTACCCCGCCCTGCTGCGGCCTGTGCACCGGGCCGTGGCGGCGGCCGGCATCGGCCACGTGTTGTTCGTGAGCTCCACCAGCGTGTACCCCGACGAGCCGCGGCTCATGCGCGAGGCCGACGCCTACAGCAACCGTGACGCTGCTTCGGATGTGCTGCGGGCCGAGGGCCACTTCGTGCCGCGCTACGGGCAGTGGCGCAGTACGGTGGTGCGCTTGGGGGGCCTCATTGGGCCGGGCCGGGCCCCGGGGCGGTTTCTGGCCGGCCGCCAGGAACTGGCCCAGGGCAACGCCCCTGTTAACCTGTTGCACCTCACCGACGCGGTGGGCGTGTTGGCCGCCATCATCGAGCACCAAGTTTGGGGCCACACCTTCAACGTAGCAGCCGCCGAGCACCCGCTACGGCGCGATTTTTATCCCGCCGCAGCCAACTACCTAGGCCTCGTGCCCCCCACCTTCCGTCCCGAAAATGGCCCCACTGGCAAAACCATCGACAGCAGCCTGGTACGCGAGATGCTTTCATACACGTTTCAACACGACGACGTGCTGGCAGCCCTACCCTACTGCTAA